In Aeromicrobium marinum DSM 15272, one genomic interval encodes:
- a CDS encoding aminotransferase class IV → MLAWVNGERLESPERPAIGVLDHGLVVGDGVFETVKVESGEPFALTRHLDRLERSARGLGIDPPDLGAVREGVAATLDGQDLPFGRIRITVTSGPGPLGSPRGDAGPTLIVVTEPCERPPSVSALVTVGWPRNERGALAGLKTTSYAENAVMVEHARRHGASEAVMPNTQGLLCEGTGSNIFYVVGERLITPTLASGCLAGVTRALVLQWCAGELDVAEVDAPVEVLQAADEVILVGTTRDVQAIARVDDRELAAPGPVTRQAQEIWAREAARSTDP, encoded by the coding sequence ATGTTGGCATGGGTGAACGGGGAGCGGTTGGAATCGCCGGAGCGCCCGGCGATCGGGGTGCTCGACCACGGTCTTGTGGTGGGTGACGGCGTGTTCGAGACGGTCAAGGTCGAGTCGGGCGAGCCGTTCGCGCTGACCCGTCACCTCGACCGTCTGGAGCGCTCGGCGCGTGGTCTGGGGATCGACCCGCCGGACCTCGGAGCCGTCCGTGAGGGGGTCGCCGCGACGCTCGACGGCCAGGACCTGCCGTTCGGTCGCATCCGCATCACCGTCACCTCGGGACCGGGGCCGCTGGGATCACCCCGTGGAGACGCCGGACCCACCCTGATCGTCGTCACCGAGCCCTGCGAGCGGCCGCCATCGGTCAGCGCCCTCGTCACCGTCGGGTGGCCGCGCAACGAGCGAGGCGCGCTGGCCGGCCTGAAGACCACGTCGTACGCCGAGAACGCGGTGATGGTGGAGCACGCCCGCCGGCACGGCGCCTCCGAAGCCGTCATGCCGAACACGCAGGGGCTGCTCTGCGAGGGGACCGGGTCGAACATCTTCTACGTGGTGGGGGAGCGGCTCATCACCCCGACGCTCGCCTCCGGCTGCCTGGCGGGAGTCACGCGTGCCTTGGTGCTGCAGTGGTGCGCGGGAGAGCTCGACGTGGCCGAGGTCGACGCGCCGGTCGAGGTCCTGCAGGCTGCCGACGAGGTGATCCTGGTGGGGACGACCCGTGACGTGCAGGCCATCGCCCGGGTCGACGACCGCGAGCTGGCCGCGCCGGGTCCGGTCACCCGGCAGGCGCAGGAGATCTGGGCCCGCGAGGCCGCCCGCTCGACGGACCCCTAG
- a CDS encoding GNAT family N-acetyltransferase — translation MILRDLVADDWPAVHAILRSVAEQGETYDWPADISEPQLRAMWVENPGWRTVVATTDDGAVLGVADFGPNRIGRGAHVANASFVVAPGAGGQGVGRALGEHVVRAARADGFAALQFNAVVETNTAAVALWTSLGFAIIGTVPEAFEHPRHGRVGLHVMHRPL, via the coding sequence ATGATCCTGCGTGACCTGGTCGCGGACGACTGGCCCGCAGTCCACGCGATCCTGCGATCGGTGGCCGAGCAGGGCGAGACCTACGACTGGCCCGCCGACATCAGCGAGCCGCAGCTGCGGGCGATGTGGGTGGAGAACCCCGGCTGGCGCACCGTCGTGGCCACGACCGACGACGGAGCCGTCCTGGGGGTCGCGGACTTCGGCCCGAACCGGATCGGCCGAGGCGCCCACGTGGCCAACGCCAGCTTCGTGGTCGCGCCCGGGGCCGGCGGTCAGGGTGTCGGCCGGGCACTCGGCGAGCACGTCGTCCGGGCCGCGCGTGCCGACGGTTTCGCCGCGCTGCAGTTCAACGCGGTGGTCGAGACCAACACCGCGGCGGTGGCGCTCTGGACCTCGCTCGGGTTCGCGATCATCGGCACGGTGCCGGAGGCGTTCGAGCATCCGCGGCACGGGCGCGTCGGCCTGCACGTGATGCACCGACCCCTGTAG
- a CDS encoding flavin-containing monooxygenase, with amino-acid sequence MTSIGIIGSGFGAIGTAVELTRAGHDDVRLWERSDDLGGVWRDNTYPGAGCDVPSPLYSYSFAVNTAWSRRYALQPEIHDYLARVADDFGIRPCIRFGHEVVSAHWQEADSQWEVGFASGATERVDILISAVGQLSEPRLPAIPGIEDFAGTSFHSARWDHDADLDGKRIAAVGIGASAIQYVPHLAERAEQLTLFQRSANYILPKPDGPLPRWYRAMTRLERGVWWFFGEQFSRGLDDHSRVGRVNRKVALEHLRRGVPDPELRRTLTPDYPIGCKRILFSNNFYRTVSRPDVDVVGDRITRITPTGVETADGTHHEVDAIVYGTGFDAQDFLSSIDVIGPGGRRLAEQWSEGAHAYLGMYVPGFPNLLVSYGPNTNLGGGSIIYMLEAQARHMRQVVDRLVAERHRTVEVRAEVEAEFDRSLQARLATSVWGNCDSWYRHPSGRITSNWPGATHPYARRTRQLEPEEFAWT; translated from the coding sequence ATGACCTCCATCGGCATCATCGGCTCGGGATTCGGGGCCATCGGCACCGCCGTCGAGCTCACCCGCGCCGGCCACGACGACGTGCGCCTGTGGGAGCGGTCCGACGACCTGGGCGGCGTCTGGCGCGACAACACCTACCCGGGGGCCGGCTGCGACGTGCCCTCCCCGCTGTACTCCTACTCCTTCGCGGTCAACACCGCGTGGTCGCGCCGCTACGCCCTGCAGCCGGAGATCCACGACTACCTCGCGCGGGTCGCCGACGACTTCGGGATCCGGCCGTGCATCCGCTTCGGCCACGAGGTCGTGTCGGCGCACTGGCAGGAGGCCGACTCGCAGTGGGAGGTCGGTTTCGCCTCCGGCGCCACCGAGCGGGTCGACATCCTCATCAGCGCCGTGGGCCAGCTGTCCGAACCGCGCCTCCCGGCGATCCCGGGCATCGAGGACTTCGCCGGCACCTCGTTCCACTCCGCGCGCTGGGACCACGACGCCGATCTGGACGGCAAGCGGATCGCCGCCGTCGGCATCGGCGCCAGCGCGATCCAGTACGTGCCGCACCTGGCCGAGCGGGCCGAGCAGCTGACCCTGTTCCAACGCTCGGCGAACTACATCCTGCCCAAGCCCGACGGCCCCCTCCCCCGCTGGTACCGGGCGATGACCCGCCTGGAGCGCGGCGTCTGGTGGTTCTTCGGCGAGCAGTTCTCCCGCGGGCTCGACGACCACTCCCGCGTGGGTCGGGTCAACCGCAAGGTGGCCCTCGAGCACCTGCGACGGGGCGTGCCCGACCCGGAGCTGCGGCGGACGCTGACGCCGGACTACCCCATCGGCTGCAAGCGAATCCTGTTCTCCAACAACTTCTACCGGACCGTCAGCCGCCCGGACGTCGACGTCGTGGGTGACCGCATCACCCGGATCACCCCGACCGGCGTGGAGACCGCCGACGGCACGCACCACGAGGTCGACGCGATCGTCTACGGCACCGGCTTCGACGCCCAAGACTTCCTGTCGTCGATCGACGTGATCGGTCCCGGCGGTCGGAGGCTGGCCGAGCAGTGGTCCGAGGGCGCGCACGCCTACCTCGGCATGTACGTCCCCGGCTTCCCCAACCTGCTCGTCTCCTACGGCCCGAACACCAACCTCGGCGGCGGGTCGATCATCTACATGCTGGAGGCCCAGGCACGACACATGCGCCAGGTGGTCGACCGTCTGGTCGCCGAGCGACACCGAACGGTGGAGGTGCGCGCCGAGGTCGAGGCCGAGTTCGACCGGTCGCTGCAGGCACGCCTCGCCACCTCGGTCTGGGGCAACTGCGACAGCTGGTACCGCCACCCGTCGGGGCGCATCACCTCGAACTGGCCCGGCGCGACCCACCCGTACGCCCGCCGCACCCGTCAGCTGGAGCCCGAGGAGTTCGCATGGACGTGA
- a CDS encoding acetoacetate decarboxylase family protein: MDVTYPAEPWHLVGTNAVGVFLLPTGVAPPPHSPRTKPLRVFGRCIVGVAFFRYEEPSPLTYGEIMSTVLVRDGWRLRVSITHIWVDSPASMAGGRELWAIPKDLAPFEIDPERRWTSPEIASLDVDRVRRAPFAVPVAFTIGQDRDGELLVTPVSGRARLALHRGTWSFRTDGPLGFLAGRRPLVSLAMSPFRLRFGRN, translated from the coding sequence ATGGACGTGACCTACCCCGCAGAGCCGTGGCACCTCGTCGGCACCAACGCCGTCGGCGTGTTCCTGCTGCCGACAGGCGTCGCCCCTCCGCCCCACTCGCCCCGCACCAAGCCGCTGCGGGTCTTCGGGCGGTGCATCGTCGGGGTCGCGTTCTTCCGGTACGAGGAGCCCAGCCCGCTGACCTACGGCGAGATCATGTCGACCGTGCTCGTCCGTGACGGGTGGAGGCTGCGGGTGTCGATCACCCACATCTGGGTCGACTCCCCCGCGTCGATGGCCGGCGGTCGAGAGCTGTGGGCCATCCCGAAGGACCTGGCGCCGTTCGAGATCGACCCCGAGCGCCGCTGGACATCACCGGAGATCGCGAGCCTCGACGTCGACCGGGTGCGCAGGGCCCCGTTCGCCGTCCCGGTCGCCTTCACGATCGGTCAGGACCGTGACGGCGAGCTGCTCGTCACGCCCGTGTCGGGCCGGGCCCGGCTCGCCCTGCACCGCGGCACCTGGTCGTTCCGGACCGACGGCCCGCTCGGGTTCCTCGCCGGCCGGCGACCGCTGGTCTCGCTGGCGATGTCACCGTTCCGGCTGCGTTTCGGCCGGAACTGA
- the thrS gene encoding threonine--tRNA ligase, producing MSELDIHVRSAAGDDARTVEPGTRIWQLFADEPDVVAARVDGELRDLSRELEAGDVVEAVAIDSPDGLDILRHSTAHVMAQAVQELFPEAKLGIGPPITDGFYYDFDVAEPFVPEDLVKIESRMRKIIKEGQKFDRREVTDDQARVELADEPYKLELIGLKSTAGDVAEGAGVEVGEGGLTIYDNLKRDGSVAWGDLCRGPHLPTTKRIPAFTLMRSAAAYWRGDEKNKQLQRLYGTAWPTKEALEAHLFRIEEAQRRDHRRLGTELDLFSFPDEIGSGLPVFHPRGGVIKREMEDYVRRRHIEEGFEYVGTPHIAKEGLFHTSGHLPYYGEGMFPALDVDGSDYRLKAMNCPMHNLIFRSRGRSYRELPLRFFEFGHVYRNEKSGVIHGLTRVRGFAQDDSHSYVTPEQAPGEIRHLLQFVLSLLRDFGLDDFYLELSTRDASKDKFIGSDEDWATATKVLEDVCLESGLELVPDPGGAAYYGPKVSVQARDAIGRSWQMSTIQYDFNQPSPERFNLEYVAADGSRRQPVMIHSAKFGSIERFMGVLVEHYAGAFPPWLAPVQVVGIPVAERHADYLVNLTARLRALGIRAEVDHSDERMQKKIRNAQTQKVPFMLLAGDNDIDGGAVSFRYRNGEQDNGVALDEAIERIVAAVRDRVQV from the coding sequence GTGTCCGAGCTCGACATCCACGTCCGGTCCGCCGCAGGAGACGACGCCAGGACGGTGGAGCCCGGCACGCGGATCTGGCAGCTGTTCGCCGACGAGCCCGACGTCGTCGCCGCCCGGGTGGACGGCGAGCTGCGGGACCTCTCGCGCGAGCTCGAGGCGGGCGACGTGGTCGAGGCGGTCGCGATCGACAGCCCCGACGGACTCGACATCCTGCGTCACTCCACGGCCCACGTGATGGCCCAGGCCGTGCAGGAGCTGTTCCCGGAGGCCAAGCTCGGCATCGGTCCGCCGATCACCGACGGTTTCTACTACGACTTCGACGTCGCCGAGCCGTTCGTCCCCGAGGACCTGGTCAAGATCGAGTCCCGGATGAGGAAGATCATCAAGGAGGGACAGAAGTTCGACCGCCGCGAGGTCACCGACGACCAGGCCCGGGTCGAGCTGGCGGACGAGCCGTACAAGCTGGAGCTGATCGGGCTCAAGTCCACCGCCGGCGACGTCGCCGAGGGTGCGGGCGTCGAGGTCGGCGAGGGCGGACTGACGATCTACGACAACCTTAAGCGCGACGGTTCGGTCGCCTGGGGAGACCTGTGCCGCGGGCCCCACCTGCCGACCACCAAGCGCATCCCGGCGTTCACGCTGATGCGATCGGCGGCCGCGTACTGGCGCGGCGACGAGAAGAACAAGCAGCTGCAGCGCCTGTACGGCACCGCGTGGCCGACCAAGGAGGCGCTCGAGGCGCACCTGTTCCGCATCGAGGAGGCGCAGCGCCGCGACCACCGCAGGCTCGGTACCGAGCTGGACCTGTTCAGCTTCCCCGACGAGATCGGCTCGGGGTTGCCGGTGTTCCACCCCCGGGGCGGGGTGATCAAGCGTGAGATGGAGGACTACGTCCGCCGCCGGCACATCGAGGAGGGGTTCGAGTACGTCGGCACCCCCCACATCGCCAAGGAGGGACTGTTCCACACCTCCGGCCATCTGCCGTACTACGGCGAGGGCATGTTCCCGGCGCTCGATGTCGACGGCAGCGACTACCGGCTCAAGGCCATGAACTGCCCCATGCACAACCTGATCTTCCGTTCGCGCGGCCGCTCCTACCGTGAGCTGCCGCTGCGATTCTTCGAGTTCGGGCACGTCTACCGCAACGAGAAGTCCGGCGTCATCCACGGGCTCACCCGCGTCCGCGGCTTCGCCCAGGACGACTCCCACTCGTACGTGACCCCCGAGCAGGCGCCCGGCGAGATCCGGCACCTGCTGCAGTTCGTGCTCAGCCTGCTGCGTGACTTCGGTCTCGACGACTTCTACCTCGAGCTCTCGACACGCGACGCCAGCAAGGACAAGTTCATCGGCTCCGACGAGGACTGGGCGACCGCCACGAAGGTGCTGGAGGACGTGTGCCTCGAGAGCGGGCTCGAGCTCGTCCCCGACCCGGGCGGAGCGGCCTACTACGGACCGAAGGTCTCGGTGCAGGCCCGCGATGCGATCGGTCGGTCCTGGCAGATGTCGACGATCCAGTACGACTTCAACCAGCCGTCGCCCGAGCGGTTCAACCTGGAGTACGTGGCGGCCGACGGTTCGCGCCGGCAGCCCGTGATGATCCACTCCGCGAAGTTCGGCTCGATCGAACGGTTCATGGGCGTGCTGGTGGAGCACTACGCCGGCGCGTTCCCTCCGTGGCTGGCGCCGGTCCAGGTCGTCGGGATCCCGGTGGCCGAGCGGCACGCCGACTACCTGGTGAACCTGACGGCCCGGCTCAGGGCCCTCGGCATCCGCGCCGAGGTCGACCACTCCGACGAGCGGATGCAGAAGAAGATCCGCAACGCCCAGACCCAGAAGGTGCCGTTCATGCTGCTCGCCGGCGACAACGACATCGACGGCGGCGCCGTGTCGTTCCGCTACCGCAACGGCGAGCAGGACAACGGTGTCGCGCTGGACGAGGCGATCGAACGGATCGTGGCCGCAGTGCGCGACCGCGTCCAGGTCTGA
- a CDS encoding FAD-dependent oxidoreductase gives MSTHDYDVLVVGSGFGGSVAALRLTEKGYRVAVVEAGRRFADDELPKNNWRARQYLWAPWARCFGIMRITLLRNVLIASGTGVGGGSLGYANTLYEPLDPFYRDRQWAHITDWKSELAPHYAQAKKMLGVTTVRGSTPADDQLRALARDYGVEDTFHTTDVGVLFGHDHGVDPGAPVSDPFFGGVGPDRNACIDCGACMTGCRHNAKNTLVKNYLHLAESAGAEVLAMTTVTDVRPRPGGGYDVRTRRTGNPLRRRTITAEQVVFAGNALNTQQLLHRLRASSLPRLSARIGEQSRTNSEAVLTARSMNKDADFTPGVAITASFHPDEHTHVEVCRYGNGSSALGLINAPLVDGGHGGSQLRAVWKAYRALGLRRAIAIHNPRRWAEQSIVVLVMQTLDNSITTYLKRGLFGRRMTSKQGVGEPNPRWIPMANRVARDLAARIGGNAGSSTADLAGIPMTAHFIGGCVIGTSAEEGVIDPYQRVFGYEGLHVTDGSAISANLGVNPSLTITAQAERATALWPNRGEADSRPALGEPYRRVDPVAPVSPVVPAGAPAALLLPMPTVRPVGTREADTVEA, from the coding sequence ATGAGCACGCATGACTACGACGTCCTGGTGGTGGGTTCGGGCTTCGGCGGCAGTGTCGCCGCCCTGCGGTTGACCGAGAAGGGCTACCGGGTCGCGGTGGTCGAGGCCGGACGCCGGTTCGCCGACGACGAGCTGCCCAAGAACAACTGGCGCGCCCGCCAGTACCTGTGGGCGCCCTGGGCGCGGTGCTTCGGGATCATGCGGATCACCCTGCTGCGCAACGTGCTGATCGCCAGCGGCACCGGCGTGGGCGGCGGCTCGCTGGGCTACGCCAACACGCTCTACGAGCCGCTCGACCCCTTCTACCGCGACCGGCAGTGGGCCCACATCACTGACTGGAAGAGCGAGCTCGCCCCGCACTACGCGCAGGCCAAGAAGATGCTCGGCGTGACGACTGTCCGGGGCTCGACCCCGGCCGACGACCAGCTGCGGGCGCTGGCGCGTGACTACGGGGTCGAGGACACGTTCCACACGACCGACGTCGGCGTGCTCTTCGGCCACGACCACGGCGTGGACCCCGGTGCGCCGGTCTCCGACCCGTTCTTCGGTGGCGTCGGTCCTGACCGCAACGCCTGCATCGACTGCGGCGCCTGCATGACGGGTTGCCGGCACAACGCCAAGAACACCCTGGTCAAGAACTACCTGCACCTGGCGGAGTCCGCCGGCGCCGAGGTGCTCGCGATGACGACGGTCACCGACGTCCGGCCACGCCCGGGCGGCGGCTACGACGTGCGGACCCGCCGCACCGGCAACCCGCTGCGGCGCCGCACGATCACGGCGGAGCAGGTGGTGTTCGCGGGCAACGCGCTGAACACCCAGCAGCTGTTGCACCGCCTGAGGGCCTCCTCCCTGCCGCGGCTCTCCGCGCGGATCGGCGAGCAGAGCCGCACCAACTCCGAGGCCGTCCTCACCGCCCGCTCGATGAACAAGGACGCCGACTTCACCCCGGGCGTCGCCATCACGGCGTCGTTCCACCCCGACGAACACACCCACGTCGAGGTCTGCCGGTACGGCAACGGCTCGAGCGCCCTGGGCCTGATCAACGCGCCGCTGGTCGACGGAGGCCACGGGGGCTCGCAGCTGCGTGCGGTGTGGAAGGCCTACCGGGCGCTCGGCCTGCGCCGGGCGATCGCCATCCACAACCCCCGCCGCTGGGCCGAGCAGTCCATCGTCGTGCTGGTGATGCAGACCCTGGACAACTCGATCACCACCTATCTCAAGCGCGGGCTGTTCGGCCGGCGGATGACCAGCAAGCAGGGTGTCGGCGAGCCGAACCCCCGCTGGATCCCGATGGCCAACCGGGTCGCGCGCGACCTCGCCGCACGGATCGGTGGCAACGCGGGCAGCTCGACCGCAGACCTGGCCGGCATCCCGATGACCGCCCACTTCATCGGTGGCTGCGTCATCGGCACCTCCGCGGAGGAGGGCGTCATCGACCCGTACCAGCGCGTCTTCGGCTACGAGGGGCTGCACGTCACCGACGGGTCGGCCATCTCCGCGAACCTCGGCGTCAACCCGTCGTTGACCATCACGGCCCAGGCCGAGCGGGCGACGGCGCTGTGGCCCAACCGCGGCGAGGCCGACAGTCGGCCTGCACTGGGTGAGCCCTACCGGCGCGTCGACCCGGTGGCGCCGGTCAGCCCGGTGGTGCCGGCGGGTGCCCCCGCGGCGCTCCTCCTGCCGATGCCCACGGTCCGCCCGGTCGGGACGCGGGAGGCCGATACCGTCGAGGCATGA
- a CDS encoding TetR/AcrR family transcriptional regulator, with amino-acid sequence MPPASAGTVRDAVRHRLEPETRQRQIIEAARGLYAERPYDEISMTELAAAAGVARGLINHYFGSKRELFLAVMRDSISMPERELPEMEGLDLPARVRLTIDWILEAAATYGHAWVSVSGAVNLHGSDDLQAVVDEADDRAARLTLDALGLPDDAHLRARLRPIAALTKAVCREWLQRGTMTRDEALDLLSDTVILVVGKDRQ; translated from the coding sequence ATGCCCCCTGCTTCCGCCGGCACGGTCCGTGACGCCGTCCGCCACCGCCTCGAGCCGGAGACCCGGCAGCGCCAGATCATCGAGGCGGCCCGCGGCCTGTACGCCGAGCGGCCCTACGACGAGATCTCGATGACCGAGCTCGCTGCCGCCGCCGGAGTGGCCCGCGGCCTGATCAACCACTACTTCGGCTCCAAGCGTGAGCTGTTCCTGGCCGTCATGCGCGACTCCATCTCCATGCCCGAGCGCGAGCTGCCCGAGATGGAGGGTCTCGACCTGCCGGCACGGGTTCGCCTCACGATCGACTGGATCCTGGAGGCCGCCGCCACCTACGGCCACGCGTGGGTCAGCGTGTCGGGCGCCGTCAACCTGCACGGCAGCGACGACCTGCAGGCCGTCGTCGACGAGGCCGACGACCGGGCGGCCCGGCTCACCCTGGACGCCCTGGGCCTGCCCGACGACGCCCACCTGCGGGCGCGCCTGCGCCCGATCGCCGCGCTGACCAAGGCCGTCTGCCGCGAGTGGCTGCAGCGCGGCACCATGACGCGCGACGAAGCCCTCGACCTGCTCAGCGACACCGTCATCCTCGTGGTCGGAAAGGACCGTCAATGA
- a CDS encoding DMT family transporter, which yields MAWIVLIVSGVLEAVWATALGRSEGFTRLAPSAVFAVALALSMAGLAWAMRDIPVGTAYAVWVGIGASLTVVWSMSTGGETVSAVKIALVLGLVGCVVGLKLVGDPH from the coding sequence ATGGCCTGGATCGTGCTCATTGTCTCGGGAGTGCTGGAGGCGGTGTGGGCCACCGCGCTCGGCCGCTCGGAGGGCTTCACCCGGCTCGCCCCCAGCGCGGTCTTCGCCGTCGCGCTGGCGCTCAGCATGGCCGGGCTCGCCTGGGCCATGCGCGACATCCCCGTGGGGACGGCCTACGCGGTGTGGGTCGGCATCGGCGCGTCGCTGACGGTCGTCTGGTCGATGTCGACCGGCGGGGAGACCGTGTCGGCGGTCAAGATCGCCCTCGTGCTCGGCCTCGTGGGCTGCGTCGTCGGCCTCAAGCTGGTCGGCGACCCGCACTGA